One Triticum dicoccoides isolate Atlit2015 ecotype Zavitan chromosome 5B, WEW_v2.0, whole genome shotgun sequence genomic window carries:
- the LOC119311080 gene encoding uncharacterized protein LOC119311080: MPSLKRSSSSVIILDFASKMNMGNLKKAAAMCKSKTGVLTAKLLVLASLRRRMATVGAISHRIHALMVAADSGKDLDKALVPRKAKAGGGKPVVLVRHRNATDISDQLALFHQEDGDGADCPDWSVHSIFDDENCCYADEYEGDDDDDSELLDVCEDEHDTNEPSVMDVIRSNRKVEGLEFNVDDEIDQAAGMFITRFRNRMNGSI; this comes from the coding sequence ATGCCTAGCCTGAAGCGCAGCAGCTCATCGGTTATCATCCTCGACTTCGCGTCCAAGATGAACATGGGCAACCTCAAGAAGGCGGCGGCCATGTGCAAGAGCAAGACCGGCGTGCTCACGGCAAAGCTCCTCGTCCTCGCCTCGCTCCGCCGGAGGATGGCCACGGTCGGCGCCATCTCGCACAGGATCCACGCGCTCATGGTGGCAGCCGACTCAGGGAAGGACCTCGACAAGGCCCTCGTGCCGCGCAAGGCCAAGGCCGGCGGCGGGAAGCCGGTCGTCCTCGTCCGTCATCGTAACGCCACTGATATCTCTGATCAGCTGGCGCTGTTCCATCAGGAAGATGGCGACGGTGCCGACTGCCCTGACTGGTCGGTGCACTCCATCTTCGACGACGAGAATTGTTGCTACGCCGACGAGTACGAGGGCGACGACGATGATGACAGCGAGCTGCTGGATGTGTGCGAAGATGAGCATGATACCAACGAGCCGTCGGTCATGGACGTGATCAGGAGCAACCGGAAGGTCGAGGGTTTGGAGTTCAACGTGGACGACGAGATCGACCAGGCCGCCGGCATGTTCATCACGAGGTTCCGGAACCGGATGAACGGGAGCATATAG
- the LOC119311076 gene encoding U-box domain-containing protein 70-like, whose protein sequence is MSKKAVLRKCSQVWVVINGKYLSTSNDHLEHTGGTGYGGSSEFLPSMHELSDESDGYATPPSDFYVSFQEDDVMDEYGVIPMDGDGQLEKEAEQGIEEINASEEVGKISGDDIRGSRNMSEESEKLMEEMEKLQRKLKELQDEGHNHEESILSPRRKNVLLKEKMLPKQRYPELQIPEHIVQYSMSHIGKATNNFYSRNLIGEGGYGLVYKGKLGGVPVAIKLLRPHGKPHGRQGFPEYQQEVVVLSRIKHPHIVKLLGVCPESCGLVYEHLPNGTLMDGLSKGLPWKDRIRILAEQRSALAHLHSSRPNAIIHADLKLTNILLDAGNVSRLGDFGTARVVQIKPLEEDTICRRTNPMGTMGYMDPVFFTTGELTAESDVYAFGVVILQVLTGLLDLNIVEQVQEAMKMDAAHGLLDASAGSWPEVQAERLMRLALRCCNLERNRRPAATSDADWRSLDILRTMATASKSRKWSHAN, encoded by the exons ATGTCAAAGAAAGCGGTTCTTCGTAAATGCTCTCAGGTTTGGGTGGTGATTAATGGCAAATATCTGTCCACTAG CAATGATCATCTGGAGCATACTGGAGGCACTGGATATGGAGGGAGCTCTGAGTTTTTGCCATCTATGCATGAGCTGAGCGACGAATCTGATGGCTATGCAACACCACCAAGTGATTTT TATGTATCATTTCAGGAAGACGATGTCATGGATGAGTATGGGGTGATTCCAATGGATGGTGATGGACAACTGGAAAAG GAAGCTGAACAAGGCATTGAGGAAATAAATGCTTCTGAGGAAGTGGGCAAAATTTCTGGTGATGACATACGGGGTTCCAGAAATATGAGTGAAGAGTCTGAAAAATTGATG GAGGAAATGGAAAAACTACAAAGGAAATTGAAAGAGCTGCAAGACGAGGGGCATAATCATGAAGAAAGCATCTTGTCGCCAAGAAGAAAGAATGTATTGTTGAAGGAGAAAATGTTACCAAAACAAAGATACCCAGAGCTGCAAATCCCAGAACATATTGTGCAGTATTCCATGTCACATATTGGGAAAGCGACCAATAACTTCTACTCAAGAAACCTCATAGGGGAAGGAGGATATGGCCTAGTGTACAAAGGAAAACTAGGTGGCGTGCCTGTGGCTATCAAGCTGTTGAGACCCCATGGTAAACCCCATGGTAGACAAGGTTTTCCAGAGTATCAGCAGGAG GTCGTTGTGCTGAGCAGAATCAAACACCCACACATCGTGAAGCTGCTCGGCGTGTGCCCGGAATCATGCGGCCTCGTCTACGAGCACCTCCCCAACGGCACACTCATGGACGGGCTCTCCAAGGGGCTTCCATGGAAGGACCGTATCAGGATCCTCGCCGAACAGCGTTCCGCGCTGGCACACCTACACTCCAGCCGGCCCAATGCCATCATCCATGCGGACCTGAAGTTGACGAACATCCTCCTCGACGCCGGGAACGTGAGCCGGCTAGGAGACTTCGGGACTGCGCGCGTCGTGCAGATAAAGCCGCTGGAGGAGGACACCATCTGCCGGCGGACGAACCCGATGGGCACGATGGGGTACATGGACCCCGTCTTCTTCACGACGGGCGAGCTCACCGCGGAGTCGGACGTCTACGCGTTCGGCGTGGTGATCCTGCAGGTCCTCACGGGGCTGCTCGACCTCAACATCGTCGAGCAGGTGCAGGAAGCGATGAAGATGGACGCCGCGCACGGCCTGCTGGACGCGTCCGCCGGCAGCTGGCCGGAGGTGCAGGCTGAGCGGCTCATGCGGCTGGCTCTGAGGTGCTGCAACCTGGAGCGGAACCGGCGGCCAGCTGCCACCTCCGATGCCGACTGGCGATCGCTGGACATCCTGCGGACCATGGCGACTGCAAGTAAATCCCGGAAATGGAGTCATGCAAACTGA